The Puntigrus tetrazona isolate hp1 chromosome 13, ASM1883169v1, whole genome shotgun sequence genome contains the following window.
GCGCAGGCCGTTCTCCTTACCTGGATAAATGATGAGTGCATGCAGTTGCCAAGGCAACGGGCTCCATCATTAAGCTTGCTGTGTGGAGAGATGCATAGCTTGTTTCTCTTACTAAAGCGAGTGTGGTCTCACTGCAGCAGAAGCTTTAATATTAATGCACTGTATGCCGGCGCTCGTCCGGTTAACTCTTGCTCTTCTCATAGATTGACTGAGGGTTGCTGATGAACTGAATGCTAAATTGTTACATTGAAAACGACTCTAACGTTGATAGCTTTATGGGTTTAACTGATATATCGCTCTGTCACTGCTGCATGTTGAATATTAGCTTTCTGTTCACAGAGTTCATGTGTCTGGTCTCAATAAAGGAGGTATGGATACATTTATAGACAACCTCCCTGGCTTTCCTGACAACATTCGGCGCAGTTCTTCAGGTGGATACTGGGTTGCCATGTCAGCGGTGCGACCTAACCCTGGCTTCTCCATGCTTGACTTCCTGTCTCAGAGACCCTGGTTAAAGAAGCTCATATTTAAGGTATAATTGTGAATGATTGTTATGTTAattttgcaaatgtttaaatattatgctctaatttcaaatgacaaatatttaaatgtcatatatatatatatatatatatatatatatatatatatatatatatatatatatatatatatatatatatatatattaactttattaacttgcttatataatatatatataatatgtgctAATAAGCAAGTTAATGGTAGGAGTTGATcactaaactaaagtgttaccagatatttttttttttttttttttttttttttttaaatgtaactgtaaaataataaataaattacttttaaatagacAAACAAGTAAACATTTATACAGTAGATGTTCATTTAACTTTTTgaggttgttttaaatgtaacagcaaaaatcacttaaaattaagtctttttttttttttttaaatgtacaactGAATCGAAATTTACAGCCATGCCGTTCAACTATGtagttaaatataattgtaaaataagaaataaatcacTTCAAATGGACAAATAAATAGACCGGCATTTATagctgtttatttcagttatgtttaaaatgcagttaaatgtTTCGCCACTTTTCAAATGGACAAATAAATAGGCATTTGaacaatgtttattaaaattgtttaaaatgtagttttactGGTTTTAATggtaattcaaaataaaaatcatatccaaaataagtttttgtttacatgtgtgtactgtgtatatttattacgtatatattaatacatttacatgcaagtgtatatatatatatatatatatatatatatatatatatatatatatatatatatatatatatatatatatatatatatatatatatatgaaaaatgtgatgtttgtatatgcaatgtatattttcaaaatatatgctgtatttatatgtgcataataaatatacgcaaTACTTGTTAAacataacactaaaataacatgcatcagtttttaaagcaacaatttatatagtgttttttagttcttttaaattgagctaaatataacactaaaataaacagTTGAATATAATGCTAATCACAATTTCCATACAGTTtaataaacagcttttaatgtgtcagtgttgattttaaaacggtcaaaaatgtatttaaatgtaacccTAACGAATACATCTCAGAAAGTCGGCAAACagacattaaataaatcataaaaatgctgACATTTTGTTGCCCTCTACCCAGCTGCTTCTACCGCATTTCTACTGCAGATATATCTGTAAACTTGTCCGTGTTTGGCGTGTTTCAGCTCTTCAGTCAGGACACCCTGTTGAAGTTCGTGCCGCGCTACAGTCTGGTGGTGGAGCTGCAGGACGGAGGGACGTGCGTGCGCAGCTTCCACGACCCGCACGGCATGGTGGCGGCCTACGTCAGCGAGGCGCACGAGTACGACGGCCACCTGTACCTGGGCTCCTTCCGCTCGCCGTATCTGTGCAAGCTGGATCTGAGCAAAGTGTGAAGCGCGCCACGAGCCCGACAGATGCTCTGCTCGAGTCATTTCACCCTGGTTTCCAAACTAACAGATTTCCAAGCAATTAACGTTGGCAAACATCAACAAGAACACTTATTAGCATCTTCCATATTATAGTCAACACTGAACAAACGGAGCCCCTTCATTCGATGACCCTTTTCTTCATTTAGCTCTGGCAGACGCCTCTATTTTTGTTCCATTAACCCATGTGggtaactttctttttttagagaTGCGTGGTGCATAATAAGCTCTCTGGCAGGCTGTTTCTTATATCAAAAGATGTGCCATTACTATTTTCGTTTCTCCCCCTTGTGACAGAGATTATGCAGTTTCTgtacttgttttatttgcacCAAATGTCGTCTGGCTCTTAAAATAGAGCTGccgaaggtttttttttttttttttttttttaaggcgcTGTGATACGAAACAAGACGACTGGTAAAAACTCTAATAATTCCTGTGGGTGGATGCATAGAGATGCTGTTCGGGGGAAGCGAAAGGGTATCTTCATTTCACTATAAAAGAATCTCCACACAACTATAATTAACTCCGGctttaaaaacatctgaatgttttggtttattttttaattgagtgGTTGTTCTTACGTGTCATCATTATTTGTATATGTTGCTGAAATGAGATAAATGCTGCTGGCTTTATAGTATTTACCGCACCTTTACACACATGTGTTTTCCTTTCCTAATTTTATGATGTCTGTAAGAATGATCAGCAATAATGTCATATACGGCAACGGTGGTTCTCAGTCGGTGGATTGTGGCCACAGTGAGTGGGAAAAAACTGTGctaaatggaaataataaataaaattaatcagtTATTCTTGCTTAGGGAAGCAAAATAAATGGGATTCAAGCAATAGTTCACTGAAATTGATCACCCTCTGGACATCCGAGATGTACATAAGTCTGTTTCTTCATTAAATCTGGAGAAATATAGCATGACACTACTTGCTCattaatggatcctctgcagtgaatgggtgccgtcagaatgagagctgatttaaaaaaaaaaaacaacgccacaataatccacacgacTTTAGtccattaattaatgttttggaAAACAAAAGCTGCATGAAGCAAATCCATCAAGACCTTCAAACTTCAAATCGGCTAAAGTGGTCTTGTCTGAACCagaagagaaatctgcacagatcaagcttCTGCAAACAAAACAGTTTCAACCCAATATATGATTGGATTTTAACGCGAGAGGGCGACGGGACTTTGAGGAAGCGTTATAGATTATGGATCGGTATTTTGACtagaagcaatggtttgaagtgGCCTtcatgatggatttgtttcttacaaacatgcactTTTCTCTTCACAAGACGTGGAGTATtgtgattgtgtttttatcagccattctgacggcacccgttcactgcagagGGTCCAGTGGCGAACAAGTGATCTCACGCTAAACTACtacaaatctgttctgattaaAAATCGAGCTCACCTACATCTTGGGTAGACTTAGTTTGAGTACATTTCCTGTAGTTTAAACAATAAAGCATAATAGGTTTGATGGCCGTGAACTGGGCATGGAGTCAGTGTGACTTGCACTGATTTAAAATTTCTAATAAAAGTAAAGATTGTCGGTCTGGACGTTGTTAGTTAACTGAAACTAACTAATTTGTTGTCTATAAACATTTCAATGcgttacataaaaatacaatataatgctTAAACTAAAGTTCGGACTAATGTGTTGctttattaaacattcaaatatatttactgataGTCACATATTCAAATGTACATCAATCACTGGtttaacacaaaagaataaatgtttttttttttatgatcacCGTTTCGAGTGCACTCCAAAACTGGCTTCTGAAACAAATCCGGTTGAGAACCTCTGTCCCATTGGATGCATGCACACATCTAATGGCCATATGGACTTATACATCTAGGACAAGTACATTTCCAATAACACGCAGGACATGAGTAGTAAAAAATGATATATCAATAAATCTGTTCGTACAAACCCGAAAGATGCGTGTTTGATCAGTGCCTTTCTAGAGTCAGTTAGCTCAGAAGATCTGAGGCCCTGGAGCCGAGAGATTGAAGCGATGGCACCCTGATCTTGCTGTAGGTGAGTAAAAGTGCTTCTGCACATCAGAGAAGCTCACTGAATAATTTACGCTCGGAGTGAGAGTCGAAACCAGCATCTGATGAACCGAAGGTCACTGCACATGATGCTCAATCAGTGCTTTATTTTCACATTCGGTTTGGGTTTAAGTAAGCGCTGCATTTCGGGCGAAAACAAATTTCACAATGTATCATTTGAACGACATTCAAAAGATGTGGTTGACATTGTCTTCATCCACGGAATGGACCAGACATCAAAGTGACAGAAGAATGtctagaaaaaataaaaacattatgagTGTCTTCCAAAGACAGTTTGTTAGTGTAGTctatttgtatgcatttagcAATTCGCGAACAGTGTATCGTACAATTCGTGGTAATTTTCCTTATCCCCTAGTTAGTGGGGACTTTGGAGTGAGCAGAGCACGTGCGCGTCGTTATTTATTCGTTTGTCAAAGCGACGTCATTTTCTGCGTCAACAGATTCGTTAAAGAGAAGCCTGGGAATTAAGACGTAAATGGATTAATATAACGTAAATGATGTCCCTTACTAAAATATGTAGAAGAAAACCCATGAcggtatattttatttgaaaaatccACATATTTTGGACTGCGTTGGGCGCCATTATTCTGACGAGGCAAAATGGTGGCACTCGGTGAGCTAGACAACTCAGAATACACAGCTCGGATAATAAACTACTGATATGATGGCCACGGCAAATTAAAGAGCTTACAGGACAAGATGGATATAAGCATGGGCTTAAACCAAATGTtgtaacatgattttttttgttttctcaacaAATGCTCTGGATATCGGGCAAAATCCGCGATAAGAAGCTCCCCCAGCGGCCGCGGTGTCGTAATAAGTTTGGGTTTGTTTACATCTTAACCGGATGCCATAGCGTTTCTCGTCTCGGCCGTTCGTAAGCTCTTTCGGTATCTGTGGTCTACTAAAAGAGTCGAAGGCTTCAGAGTGCAGAGGACAAAGAAACGGGTCTTTACGAAGTTTTATTCGTCTACAGGTAACTCCCATTATTTTGTCTGACTCTTACCGCTAGGAAAATGGCTAGGAAAGTCGTACATCGCTTCTCTTGTTGCCCTTCGACTGAAAATGACAACCAAAAACGACACAATATGGTATCAGAATTGTATTTTGTGAACCGTTTATTCTGAAAAAAGCGCCGAGTGAACCATTTGATGTTATGGCGCCCTCCATAATCCAGACACGGTTGtcggtttttgttaaataacatACATCTTTCATGGGTTTCTGTTACATATTTCACTAAGCTATTTCACTATACATGCCTTAACACCCGGGGATCCCTTTAAGGGACTGATGTGCTACGgccgttgtcatgggaacatcccagcGGAAGATAAAGAGGAAATGACGTCGTTTCCTTTGACAAGTGCGTTCCAAacgaatgaaaaaataaatgacacgcACGATTCTTCAatgccacatgatccttcaaaaaatcattataatatgattactatttttatttgtgctcCGTCGTTAATATTGGACACtgattttgattaataaaatgttcaaaagaacaccTTGCTCTATACAGTATACACTTCATGggtgaaaaatgtgaaatgataaACTATGATCCACAAATTACTGGCAAGGAAATTAGCAAGAATTAAACAGATGTTCCTCTAAACAAGCCACTGGTTCAGAAAAACATGTCAGACAAAATGaggagggtttttttgttggaaTAAGGGAGGTTTGATTCAGAGTTGAGTGGAGCGATGAACCACGATAAAACACGAGTCGCACGGTGATGTCTTTGAAGATCTGGTGAGAAATGCAATAATGAATGCATCTCCATCAAAGTGAGTCACGGAGGAAGATGTGTCATGATGTGGGGAGCCTTTAAGACGCTGCTGAGTTGCTTCGCAGCGAGAGGTCAATTAATGCTTCGGAGTAGGCTACAGGAGAATATTTCAGAAACGCTCGCTTCCCACATACGAAAAAAAGAGTTATATATAGAGAAACGATCTGgtgtttttttccaataaaGGAACTGCTTCTGCCTGCACTGCATAGGCTACCAAAAAGTGCCTCAGGCTGATGTTTTGGCCTGGTCAGAGTCCAGATTTGAACCCTATaaagaagcatttttttcaaatactcCTATTAAATCGAACTACAATGACTATTCCCCCTGTATTATGCAAGGTTAAACACACAGCTTAAACATGTAAAGATTCATTATGAAGTTCATTTATCTACAGTATTTATGAAATTCTTGCCATTTTGGGTCAGGCAATGTTTGACaatgtagtctttttttttttaaaagaaaaagccaAAAAGGTGTTGTATTGTGGTTTCCAGAAAATGATTAAGTAGTAaatactgttttcaacactgataatattgttttgtaaCATCAAATGGTTcgttagaaggatttctgaaggatcgtgtgacactgaagactggagaaatgatgatcacaggaataaattacatttttaaacaaagtcaAACAGTTGCAGACATACATACAGCACTGTGTTAGTTCATTAGTATTTTCAACAGTCTGTCTGGAACGAGATGAAGACACAGAACAAACTGAGGCAGActcaatccagaagaactgtgacAGCGCTTCAAGAAACCCGCCTGCAAAGCGTGCTCAGACAAGATGTTAACTAATAAAGAAATTctatttgtgacatttttaatggAATCAAGTGGCCGAAACGTTTAACAGTACTGGAGCTTTGCATGTACAGTAGGTTTCTTACAGAATCTTGGAggcacagttcttctggatttatgCATATAGACGCTCCactcaaaaatatttatctcATTAGAAATCGCTCTTTATGCTTGACATCTTTACAATCGTAATCTTCATTGCAAAATCCGCAAATCAGAACGTTTATTTTGCCTTCACCTTAGGAGCCTTCACCTTAGAACTTCTCCAGCTCCACAGAAAAGCGCACATACCTGCTGCAGCACACTGTCCGTCTGGAAGGGACAGCTGTTGAGGTCCTCGGTGCTGCCCCTCTTCCTGCACACGGTCCGTGAGATCTCCACCTCCAGGACGTAGCGGATGCCTCTGACGATCTACGACGGAGCAGAGGCCGTATGacgcatgtacacacacacacacacgcgcacacacacatagcgAGGCCCTCAGGCATCTTGAGTTATACCTGTCTCTTTGCGTCATCAACAGTTGATGCTTTGAACAGGAAGGCATCGttggatttattattaaacgaGTAGGTTCCAGTCAGGACGGCCTCCTTCACCCCGGTGTCATTCTTACTGACGTTCTGTAGAGTTCCTGGGATCGGTCGGTCGAAGAACGTGTGAGCAGGAACTTTCTCTGAAGCCCAAGACGAAAGATGGAAACTTTAAAGTCCAcagaagaaacacacacacaaaactaaacATCTTTATCTACAGAAAAATGGAAAAGCTTGTCTTACCGAGTGAACTTAAGCCTGCTAAGAAAAGCAAGACTAGAGACCGATCAGAGACCCTCATGTCTGTTGAAGTTTTCTCAATTCTACTCAGCAACTTCCTGTTCAGCAACACTTCAACCACCAGCCGTGTGCTGCAGTCCTCCAGAGAGCAGGCACACTTCCCATTGGTCAACAGTACTGTTTCCTACACGGACTCTCAGAGGCCTTGCACGGGAACCCAGGTGAGCTCAATCACCTGCTGATTAGTGCTTGAGCGCTTTGTGACGTTCCTTAAAGATGCTGCAAAACCTAGGATATTTTTGGCTTCTGTCGGGCCCAAATAATTTACAAGCGCATGCAGACGTCGAGGGTTTGCTTCTATAAATATCCAGCTTTGTAGAGACCACCGAAATCGTCAAGAACAAAGAACCGAATCCTTCCtcaaactgaactgaaagagGCTGCGTGTGTTGAAACGCTTTGAAAGATGCAAGTGAACTCCTGTGGTTTCCT
Protein-coding sequences here:
- the LOC122356239 gene encoding cystatin-F gives rise to the protein MRVSDRSLVLLFLAGLSSLEKVPAHTFFDRPIPGTLQNVSKNDTGVKEAVLTGTYSFNNKSNDAFLFKASTVDDAKRQIVRGIRYVLEVEISRTVCRKRGSTEDLNSCPFQTDSVLQQTFFCHFDVWSIPWMKTMSTTSFECRSNDTL